A region of the Clostridium estertheticum subsp. estertheticum genome:
TATAGATAAAGATGAATTAGAGGTAGCAAGAAGAGTGATGCAGAAAATGCAGTTAAATATTAATAAGATGGATAATAAAAGTGAGGGGAGATTATTATGAGTATGTTTATTAAAATTATTTTAGGTGTTATTTTTTTATTGGTATTGATTATTGTTGGTGGTGGTTTTTATATGACAAGAGGATTAAATTCTGGCAAGAATATGATTATTAAACCCAGTGATGCTTCGCAACTTAAAGATGGAGTTTATACAGGCAAATATAATGGGGGAAGATGGTCTAATGAAGTTAATGTTACTATAAAAGATAAAAAGGTAACCAAAATTGATGTTGTTAAAAGTGTGGTTTTTGAGAAATTAGAAGTATCTAGAGAACTGTTTAA
Encoded here:
- a CDS encoding FMN-binding protein yields the protein MSMFIKIILGVIFLLVLIIVGGGFYMTRGLNSGKNMIIKPSDASQLKDGVYTGKYNGGRWSNEVNVTIKDKKVTKIDVVKSVVFEKLEVSRELFNKVIKKQDTNVDVVSGATVTSKAYLKSIENALKK